In one window of Hyla sarda isolate aHylSar1 chromosome 1, aHylSar1.hap1, whole genome shotgun sequence DNA:
- the SPRY1 gene encoding protein sprouty homolog 1, translated as MELQSQHGTSGSLVVIQQPSLDSRQRLEYEREVQPATILSLDQIKALRSRNEYTEGPSMVRKHGPKTAPRYSKQERTHEIIPVNVNNNNEHRLPHLAPTGHVYMARAPVLSRSTSTGSAASSGSTNSASSEQELLGQSPPTRHSSGHRTDRVVRMQPKASALVVDDLKSSLKVDSTQHRFICEQCGKCKCTDCTAPRTLPSCLACNRQCLCSAESMVEYSTCMCLVKAAFYHCSNDDEGDSYADNPCSCTQSHCCSRYLCMGLMSLFLPCLLCYPPAKGCLKLCRGCYDRVNRPGCRCKNSNTVYCKLDDVSRGQGKPS; from the coding sequence ATGGAGCTACAAAGTCAACATGGCACTAGCGGTTCATTAGTTGTCATCCAGCAGCCTTCTTTAGACAGCAGGCAGCGGCTGGAGTATGAACGGGAGGTTCAACCAGCCACTATCTTGTCTCTGGACCAGATCAAAGCTCTTCGGAGCAGGAACGAGTACACAGAGGGCCCATCCATGGTGAGGAAACATGGGCCCAAAACTGCTCCACGGTACAGTAAACAGGAGAGGACTCATGAAATCATACCAGTCAATGTGAATAATAACAATGAGCACAGACTCCCTCACTTGGCTCCCACGGGACATGTGTACATGGCAAGGGCTCCTGTGCTCAGTAGGTCGACTAGCACGGGAAGTGCAGCAAGTTCTGGAAGCACAAATAGTGCCTCTTCTGAACAAGAACTTTTGGGACAATCTCCACCTACCAGACACAGCTCTGGCCACAGGACGGACAGGGTAGTTCGAATGCAACCTAAAGCATCTGCTTTGGTAGTAGATGACTTAAAGAGCTCTTTAAAAGTGGACTCAACGCAGCACCGGTTTATTTGTGAACAGTGTGGGAAGTGCAAATGTACAGACTGCACAGCTCCAAGGACCCTACCGTCATGCTTGGCTTGCAATCGTCAATGTCTTTGCTCTGCTGAGAGCATGGTGGAATACAGCACTTGTATGTGTCTGGTCAAAGCAGCTTTCTACCACTGCTCCAATGACGATGAGGGCGACTCGTATGCGGATAACCCTTGTTCTTGCACCCAATCACACTGCTGCTCTAGATACTTATGCATGGGACTGATGTCCTTGTTCTTACCATGCTTACTCTGCTACCCTCCTGCCAAGGGATGCCTGAAACTGTGCCGTGGTTGTTACGACAGAGTCAATCGCCCAGGTTGCCGGTGTAAGAACTCAAATACTGTATATTGCAAACTGGATGATGTTTCGCGAGGTCAGGGCAAGCCCTCCTGA